Proteins co-encoded in one Deinococcus malanensis genomic window:
- a CDS encoding mannitol dehydrogenase family protein, with amino-acid sequence MTVKLNASTLATLDRSVAVPHYDPTQLKSGIVHFGVGAFHRAHQAMYLDRLLNTAASSEWAICGVGLLPGDARMRDVLTAQDHLYTLVTRSPEGHSEARVIGAIREYLYAPDSPEAVLAKLADPATKIVSLTITEGGYGINNATGEFDPSTPDLQHDLTAGAVPRSVFGFITEGLRRRQERGIAPFTVMSCDNMQGNGHVTARAFISFARLKDPQLGEWISQHVAFPNSMVDRITPVTTPQVQQDVTDQYGIDDAWPVVAESFTQWVLEDTFTLGRPPLEQVGVQVVRDVEPYELMKLRLLNASHQAMGHLGLLAGYTYAHEVCQDPLFVDFLMGYMTEEATPTLHPVPGVDLAAYREQLIARFSSTAIQDTLARLVVEGSERIPKFLLPVVRERLAAGGSVDRSALVVAAWSRYVAATHEGRYPALVDPRAEALTAAAVRDTQRPGAFLELQDIFGNLGQQTVFRTAYLNALEVLDTHGPLGALQAIAPHQPSPISPAKSEAAHPQPGRSTPAHKEAP; translated from the coding sequence ATGACGGTCAAACTGAACGCCTCCACCCTCGCCACCCTGGACCGCAGCGTCGCCGTCCCCCACTACGACCCCACACAACTGAAGTCCGGCATCGTTCACTTCGGGGTGGGTGCCTTTCACCGCGCCCATCAGGCCATGTACCTCGACCGCCTGCTGAACACCGCGGCCAGCTCCGAATGGGCCATCTGCGGCGTGGGTCTGCTGCCAGGTGACGCCCGCATGCGTGACGTCCTCACCGCGCAAGACCACCTGTACACCCTCGTCACCCGCTCCCCGGAGGGACACTCAGAAGCGCGCGTCATCGGCGCCATCCGCGAGTACCTGTACGCGCCGGACAGCCCCGAAGCGGTCCTGGCGAAACTGGCTGACCCCGCCACCAAAATCGTCTCCCTGACCATCACTGAAGGTGGCTACGGCATCAACAACGCCACCGGGGAATTTGACCCCTCCACGCCGGACCTCCAGCATGACCTGACCGCAGGTGCCGTGCCCCGCTCCGTCTTCGGGTTCATCACCGAGGGCCTGCGCCGGCGGCAGGAACGCGGCATAGCGCCCTTCACGGTGATGTCCTGCGACAACATGCAGGGCAACGGTCACGTCACTGCCCGCGCCTTCATCAGCTTCGCCCGACTGAAAGACCCGCAGCTGGGCGAATGGATCTCGCAGCACGTGGCCTTTCCCAACTCGATGGTGGACCGCATCACGCCCGTCACCACCCCGCAGGTCCAGCAGGACGTGACCGACCAGTACGGGATTGACGACGCCTGGCCCGTCGTAGCCGAGTCCTTCACCCAGTGGGTTCTGGAGGACACCTTCACGCTGGGCCGCCCGCCCCTCGAACAGGTGGGCGTGCAGGTCGTGCGTGACGTGGAACCGTACGAGCTGATGAAGCTCCGGCTGCTCAACGCCTCGCATCAGGCCATGGGCCACCTGGGCCTGCTGGCCGGGTACACCTACGCGCACGAAGTCTGCCAGGACCCCCTCTTCGTGGACTTCCTGATGGGGTACATGACGGAGGAAGCGACCCCCACCCTGCACCCCGTGCCGGGAGTGGACCTCGCGGCGTACCGGGAGCAGCTCATCGCGCGTTTCTCCAGCACCGCCATTCAGGACACCCTTGCCCGACTGGTGGTCGAAGGATCCGAACGCATCCCGAAATTCCTGCTTCCCGTCGTCCGGGAGCGCCTCGCCGCGGGAGGATCCGTGGACCGCTCGGCCCTGGTGGTGGCCGCCTGGAGCCGGTACGTCGCCGCCACGCACGAGGGACGCTACCCCGCCCTGGTCGATCCCCGCGCTGAAGCCCTGACGGCCGCCGCGGTCCGTGACACCCAGCGGCCGGGAGCGTTCCTCGAACTTCAGGACATTTTCGGGAACCTCGGGCAGCAGACGGTGTTCCGCACGGCGTACCTGAATGCACTCGAAGTCCTGGACACCCACGGTCCCCTCGGGGCACTCCAGGCGATCGCGCCGCACCAGCCGTCCCCCATCTCTCCAGCCAAGTCCGAGGCTGCTCACCCTCAACCGGGCCGCAGCACCCCGGCGCATAAGGAAGCCCCATGA
- a CDS encoding LysR family transcriptional regulator: MPATATLIQLRAFVAAAESGSFGRAAVVLGLSPSSVSESVQALEQLHGQPLFQRSPRGITLTPAGERALPHARLTVHHSEDFALAVDERRALEGTLTVATFRSLGVHLLPPILALLRRRHPGLQVRILDGTLGEGGEQLVQDGRADVAFLELSAQTPLLTQPVIHDDYVVVCPRSHQAGPLTADMLQAQPLLLFPQEHACNATVHRHLQSFLPPDMVVQEIAEDEVMLSMVEHGLGLAVMPRLAVLPLRENLMVHPLPVPLPRVLGIAIKPGRTGLPHLRAFTEALRAYQATPAFARLQALLQSA; this comes from the coding sequence ATGCCCGCCACGGCCACCCTGATTCAACTGCGCGCCTTCGTCGCTGCGGCAGAATCTGGCAGTTTCGGGCGGGCTGCTGTGGTCCTCGGCCTGTCCCCCAGCAGTGTCAGTGAAAGTGTGCAGGCGCTGGAGCAGCTGCATGGTCAGCCCCTGTTCCAGCGGTCCCCCCGGGGCATTACCCTCACGCCGGCCGGGGAGCGTGCGCTGCCTCACGCACGGCTGACCGTACACCACAGTGAAGACTTCGCGCTGGCCGTGGACGAACGCCGCGCACTGGAAGGAACGCTGACCGTGGCGACCTTCCGCAGCCTGGGCGTGCACCTGCTGCCTCCCATCCTGGCTTTGCTGCGCCGCCGCCACCCGGGACTCCAGGTCCGAATCCTGGACGGCACGCTCGGCGAGGGTGGAGAGCAGCTCGTGCAGGACGGCCGGGCCGACGTCGCTTTTCTCGAGCTGAGCGCCCAGACCCCGCTGTTGACCCAACCCGTCATTCACGACGATTACGTGGTCGTGTGCCCCCGTTCCCACCAGGCTGGTCCACTGACTGCGGATATGCTTCAGGCTCAGCCCCTGTTGCTGTTCCCCCAGGAGCACGCCTGCAACGCGACCGTGCACCGCCACCTCCAGAGCTTCCTTCCACCTGACATGGTGGTGCAGGAGATTGCCGAGGATGAAGTGATGCTGTCGATGGTGGAACACGGCCTGGGTCTCGCCGTGATGCCCCGGCTGGCCGTGTTGCCCCTGCGGGAGAACCTGATGGTTCATCCCCTGCCGGTCCCTCTGCCGCGCGTGCTGGGCATCGCGATCAAGCCGGGGCGGACCGGGTTGCCACACCTGCGAGCCTTCACGGAGGCCCTCCGGGCATACCAGGCCACGCCTGCCTTCGCACGGCTTCAGGCCCTCCTCCAGTCCGCCTGA
- a CDS encoding carbohydrate kinase family protein, whose protein sequence is MPEGLPLIVSAGEALTDLVTAGGPHWNAHPGGAGWNVARACARLGVRTAFAGAVGQDNFGDDLVRESALAGVDPRFLQQVPAPTLMAVVYQLDPPAYRFLGEGSADLHFDPGRLPEGWMRAARWLHVGGISLSRWPLADTLLTLIQSARAAGVRVSFDPNARITHRHPEYPRVFETVIRQADLVKLSDEDLQFFFPDQPEDDVVRHLRALNPECPIVITRGAQGATLLHPAGHLDLPAVPVQVVDTVGAGDALCAGMLVSATTRLEAAWADHLQMGLQAAAAACRRAGAYAPTQADLSALVAQVGSGHLE, encoded by the coding sequence GTGCCGGAAGGCCTGCCACTCATCGTGAGTGCAGGGGAGGCGCTGACGGATCTGGTGACGGCGGGCGGGCCGCACTGGAACGCCCATCCGGGTGGAGCCGGCTGGAATGTCGCCCGGGCCTGCGCCCGGTTGGGTGTCCGGACCGCGTTCGCCGGAGCGGTGGGGCAGGACAACTTCGGTGATGACCTCGTCCGCGAGAGTGCCCTGGCGGGGGTGGACCCGCGGTTCCTTCAGCAGGTCCCCGCCCCGACCCTGATGGCGGTCGTGTATCAGCTGGACCCGCCGGCGTACCGCTTTCTGGGGGAAGGCAGCGCGGACCTCCACTTTGATCCCGGGAGGCTCCCGGAGGGCTGGATGAGAGCGGCGCGGTGGCTTCACGTCGGGGGGATCAGCCTGAGTCGCTGGCCCCTGGCGGACACGTTGCTGACGTTGATCCAGTCCGCCCGGGCGGCGGGCGTGCGGGTGAGTTTTGACCCGAATGCCCGCATCACCCACCGCCATCCGGAGTACCCCAGGGTGTTCGAAACGGTGATCCGGCAGGCGGACCTGGTCAAGCTCAGCGATGAGGACCTCCAATTTTTCTTCCCGGACCAGCCTGAGGACGACGTGGTGCGTCACCTGCGTGCCCTGAATCCGGAGTGTCCCATCGTCATCACGCGTGGGGCGCAGGGCGCGACCTTACTGCACCCAGCGGGTCACCTTGACCTCCCAGCCGTTCCAGTGCAGGTCGTGGATACGGTTGGCGCGGGGGATGCGCTGTGCGCCGGGATGCTGGTGAGTGCCACCACCCGGCTGGAAGCAGCGTGGGCAGACCACCTTCAGATGGGCTTGCAGGCGGCCGCGGCGGCCTGTCGCCGTGCTGGAGCTTACGCCCCCACCCAGGCTGACCTCTCCGCGCTGGTCGCTCAGGTCGGGTCAGGCCACCTGGAATGA
- a CDS encoding EamA family transporter translates to MLRLATPLPVLPAVPALLLSVLSVQGGAAIAKGVFPLMGAVGTTGLRIGLSAVILLLVFRPALKTLTAAQWRAVLPYGVVLGTMNLLFYLSLARIPLGLAVTLEFVGPLLLAVSGSRRALDVIWVLFAGVGVAMITPWSGGGTDGLGMLLALLAGGCWAAYVLLGSRVSEVMPSGTGVAVGMVVATLTVAPFVLLSGDLSHLTPGLLVTGAALAVLSSAAPFTLELVALRTLPSRTFSVLLSLEPAVAAICGVVFLHEVLALSGWVAVTLVVVASAGTALTTRTPRAPDQSDKVL, encoded by the coding sequence ATGCTTCGTCTCGCCACACCGCTTCCCGTCCTGCCGGCTGTGCCGGCCCTGTTGTTGTCGGTGCTCAGCGTGCAGGGCGGAGCGGCCATCGCCAAGGGCGTGTTCCCGCTGATGGGAGCAGTAGGCACGACGGGACTGCGAATCGGGCTGTCAGCCGTGATCCTGCTGCTGGTGTTCCGGCCGGCCCTGAAGACGTTGACGGCCGCGCAGTGGCGGGCAGTGCTGCCGTACGGGGTGGTGCTGGGCACCATGAACCTGCTGTTCTACCTCTCCCTGGCACGCATCCCCCTGGGGCTGGCCGTGACCCTGGAGTTCGTCGGGCCTCTGTTGCTGGCGGTCTCGGGATCACGCCGGGCGCTGGATGTGATCTGGGTGCTGTTCGCCGGGGTGGGTGTGGCGATGATCACGCCCTGGAGTGGCGGGGGCACGGATGGTCTGGGCATGCTGCTGGCCCTGCTGGCTGGAGGGTGCTGGGCGGCGTACGTGCTGCTGGGCAGCCGGGTGTCTGAGGTGATGCCCAGTGGCACCGGCGTGGCGGTCGGGATGGTGGTGGCCACGCTGACGGTGGCGCCGTTCGTGCTGCTGTCTGGAGACCTGAGTCACCTGACGCCTGGGTTGCTGGTGACGGGTGCTGCGCTGGCGGTGCTGTCGAGTGCAGCGCCGTTCACGCTGGAACTGGTGGCGTTGCGTACCCTGCCGTCGCGGACCTTCAGCGTGCTGCTGAGCCTGGAACCGGCGGTGGCAGCGATCTGTGGGGTGGTGTTCCTGCATGAGGTGCTGGCACTCAGCGGCTGGGTCGCGGTGACACTGGTCGTGGTGGCCAGTGCGGGCACCGCTCTCACGACCCGGACCCCGCGGGCTCCTGACCAGAGCGATAAAGTCCTGTAA
- a CDS encoding carbohydrate ABC transporter permease, whose protein sequence is MTTVTPPYTATHVPPARKRGLRVTPAVLIWPAMLYLILTTQVPFFMTVYYSFFRYNLVDPSSRPFIGVQNYVTLLTDPQNLRILGNTVLLAGGSLLLTLILGGALALLLNRQFAGRALLRTLMISSFLVMPIVTAVIWKNMLLNPVFGFFSWVVASLGGQPVDWLAQFPMASVIAMVTWEWTPFAMLILLTGLQSLPDDQIEAARLDGASPMQEFRHIVLPHWMQAIQVVVLMETIALLQVYGEIYGSTSGGPGVATTNLPYFIYQKAFAEYNIGLASAAGVITVILTNILAVYLLKLINRSTSSRGG, encoded by the coding sequence ATGACCACGGTCACGCCCCCCTACACCGCCACGCACGTCCCCCCCGCCCGCAAGCGTGGCCTGCGCGTCACGCCCGCCGTCCTGATCTGGCCCGCGATGCTGTACCTGATCCTCACGACCCAGGTGCCGTTCTTCATGACGGTGTACTACTCGTTCTTCCGGTACAACCTCGTCGATCCCAGCAGCCGGCCCTTCATCGGCGTGCAGAATTACGTCACGCTGCTGACCGACCCGCAGAACCTGCGCATCCTGGGTAACACCGTGCTGCTCGCCGGCGGCAGCCTGCTCCTGACCCTGATCCTCGGCGGGGCCCTCGCGCTGCTGCTCAACCGGCAGTTCGCCGGCCGCGCCCTGCTGCGCACGCTGATGATCAGCTCGTTCCTGGTCATGCCGATCGTCACGGCCGTCATCTGGAAGAACATGCTGCTCAACCCGGTGTTCGGTTTCTTCTCCTGGGTGGTCGCCAGCCTGGGGGGTCAGCCGGTCGACTGGCTCGCGCAGTTCCCGATGGCCAGCGTGATCGCCATGGTCACCTGGGAATGGACGCCCTTCGCCATGCTGATCCTCCTGACCGGCCTCCAGAGCCTGCCTGACGACCAGATCGAAGCCGCCCGGCTCGACGGCGCCAGCCCCATGCAGGAATTCCGGCACATCGTGCTGCCGCATTGGATGCAGGCCATCCAGGTGGTCGTGCTGATGGAGACCATCGCGCTGCTTCAGGTGTACGGCGAGATCTACGGCTCCACCTCCGGAGGCCCCGGTGTGGCCACCACCAATCTGCCGTACTTCATCTACCAGAAGGCCTTCGCCGAGTACAACATCGGCCTGGCGAGCGCCGCGGGCGTGATCACGGTGATCCTCACCAACATCCTGGCCGTGTACCTGCTCAAACTCATCAACCGCTCCACCAGCAGCCGGGGAGGCTGA
- a CDS encoding NAD(P)-dependent alcohol dehydrogenase, whose amino-acid sequence MTSTELPHAPARSSRTSVLHGIRDLRWETRDVGVPGPREVRVRVRRIGVCGSDIHYYTHGKIGQYVVDAPLILGHEVMGVVDAVGEGVTRVKAGDRVALEPGYPCRRCAYCKRGEYNLCPDMTFMATPPVHGALSEHVIWPDDFVFLLPDSLSDDAGALIEPLAVGVWAARKGEVTPGQSVAVFGAGPIGCTTLQAAKAAGATTLIAVDLEDFRLDLARQVGATHTINARHEDPIGRIREITRSDLPESHAGVDVAFETAGSLPTTRLSLAAPRPGGSTVLVGLPPDPEVSLDIVSAASREVTIRGVFRYANCYPAAIALVESGAVNLDTLVTHRYTFDQTPEAFEFADREKRTSMKVMIDVG is encoded by the coding sequence ATGACTTCTACTGAGCTCCCCCACGCTCCTGCCCGTTCCTCCCGCACCAGTGTTCTGCACGGCATTCGTGACCTGCGGTGGGAGACCCGCGACGTCGGTGTTCCCGGTCCCCGCGAGGTGCGCGTGCGCGTGCGCCGCATCGGGGTGTGCGGCAGTGACATCCACTACTACACCCACGGCAAGATCGGCCAGTACGTGGTGGACGCGCCCCTGATCCTCGGCCATGAAGTGATGGGCGTGGTCGACGCCGTCGGTGAAGGCGTCACCCGGGTCAAGGCCGGCGACCGGGTCGCCCTGGAACCCGGGTACCCCTGCCGGCGCTGCGCGTACTGCAAACGCGGCGAGTACAACCTCTGCCCGGATATGACCTTCATGGCCACGCCGCCCGTTCACGGCGCGCTGTCCGAGCATGTGATCTGGCCGGATGATTTCGTGTTCCTACTCCCGGACAGCCTGAGTGACGACGCGGGCGCCCTGATCGAACCGCTCGCGGTAGGCGTGTGGGCTGCCCGCAAGGGAGAGGTCACCCCAGGGCAGAGTGTCGCGGTCTTTGGGGCTGGTCCGATCGGGTGCACCACACTGCAAGCTGCCAAGGCTGCCGGCGCGACCACCCTGATCGCGGTGGATTTGGAGGATTTCCGGCTGGACCTGGCCCGTCAGGTGGGCGCCACCCACACGATCAACGCCCGGCATGAGGACCCCATCGGGCGGATTCGGGAAATTACCCGTTCAGACCTGCCTGAGTCGCATGCCGGCGTGGACGTGGCGTTCGAGACGGCCGGAAGCCTGCCCACCACCCGCCTGAGCCTCGCCGCGCCCCGCCCGGGAGGCTCGACCGTCCTGGTGGGGTTGCCGCCGGATCCGGAGGTCAGCCTGGACATCGTGTCCGCCGCCAGCCGGGAAGTGACCATCCGGGGCGTGTTCCGGTACGCCAACTGCTACCCCGCGGCCATCGCCCTCGTGGAAAGCGGGGCGGTGAACCTCGACACGCTGGTCACGCACCGGTACACGTTCGACCAGACGCCTGAGGCGTTCGAATTCGCGGATCGCGAGAAGCGCACCAGCATGAAGGTGATGATCGACGTTGGCTGA
- a CDS encoding DMT family transporter, producing the protein MSSPSVRTVPPTPASHLLGVGLLLFVAFVWGTMFVVVKNLTTVLSTAELMTWRYVLAALPLLPFLRHATSPHLWRHGAVIGVLLFVVVSTQTAGLAFTTANRAAFITGLAVILAPLATAFLARQRVPSAVWIGAVLCLVGLAFLSLEGTPLNIGDALVLGTAVSYTAYVLFLGKVAHLHAALTLTTISILTNALLSAVWMFGQASLAATPLHLPPVSTWGALVFVSLIGTVGMYLCQIHGQRRVSPSETVIILSLEPLFTVLASLVFLHEAIGLRGMLGAVLMIGGLLYSQLVPMANARKAGQDT; encoded by the coding sequence ATGTCTTCTCCCTCCGTTCGAACCGTCCCTCCCACTCCGGCATCGCACCTTCTGGGGGTGGGCCTGCTGCTCTTTGTTGCCTTCGTGTGGGGCACCATGTTCGTGGTGGTGAAAAACCTGACCACCGTGCTGAGCACCGCCGAACTCATGACCTGGCGGTATGTCCTCGCGGCCTTGCCGCTGCTGCCCTTCCTGCGTCACGCCACCTCACCCCATCTCTGGCGGCATGGCGCTGTCATTGGCGTGCTGTTGTTCGTCGTCGTCAGCACCCAGACAGCTGGTCTGGCGTTCACCACGGCCAACCGTGCCGCGTTCATCACTGGCCTCGCGGTGATTCTGGCACCGCTGGCTACCGCGTTTCTGGCGCGTCAGCGGGTGCCCTCAGCGGTCTGGATTGGGGCGGTCCTGTGCCTCGTGGGCCTGGCCTTTCTCTCTCTCGAGGGCACCCCTCTCAACATCGGCGACGCACTGGTGCTCGGCACGGCCGTGAGCTACACCGCTTACGTGCTGTTCCTGGGAAAGGTCGCTCACCTCCACGCGGCGCTGACCTTAACCACCATCAGCATCCTGACGAACGCCCTGCTGAGCGCCGTATGGATGTTCGGGCAGGCATCCCTCGCCGCCACCCCGCTTCACCTGCCGCCAGTGAGCACCTGGGGGGCGCTGGTGTTTGTCAGTCTGATCGGCACGGTGGGGATGTACCTGTGTCAGATTCACGGCCAGCGCCGGGTCAGTCCCAGCGAGACCGTGATCATTCTGTCGCTGGAGCCGCTGTTCACCGTGCTTGCCTCCTTGGTGTTCCTGCATGAGGCCATTGGTCTACGCGGCATGCTTGGCGCGGTGCTGATGATCGGCGGACTGCTTTACAGCCAGCTTGTGCCGATGGCCAACGCAAGAAAGGCAGGGCAGGACACCTGA
- a CDS encoding carbohydrate ABC transporter permease — MTATPFTRNVSDRHRVRNILLTVLTYLLAAAFLFPLVWMFMAAFKTEAQAFAAPPVFSFMPILDNFERALPGYLPALKNSLIAAVGSTILAFILGLPAAFALAVYPPRRAQGILTWMLSTKFMPAVGVIVPLFLLFRNMQLLDTLPGLILMYTTMNLPLVVWMMHSYMTEIPFAIYEAAKVDGATVGQEFFRIALPLSTPGMAATALLCLIFAWNEVFFALNLTSSNAAPLSVFIGSFKTSMGLFWAQLSAAAVLTVLPVLIFGWVAQRQLVRGLSFGAVK; from the coding sequence ATGACTGCCACACCCTTCACCCGTAACGTCAGTGACCGCCACCGCGTCCGCAACATCCTGCTGACCGTCCTCACGTACCTGCTCGCCGCGGCCTTCCTGTTCCCGCTGGTGTGGATGTTCATGGCGGCCTTCAAGACCGAAGCGCAGGCCTTCGCCGCTCCACCCGTGTTCAGCTTCATGCCCATCCTCGACAACTTCGAACGGGCCCTGCCCGGCTACCTGCCCGCCCTGAAAAACAGCCTGATCGCCGCGGTCGGCTCGACCATCCTGGCGTTCATCCTGGGCCTGCCGGCCGCGTTCGCGCTCGCCGTGTACCCCCCCCGCCGCGCCCAGGGCATCCTGACCTGGATGCTCAGCACCAAATTCATGCCGGCCGTCGGGGTGATCGTGCCGCTCTTCCTGCTGTTCCGCAACATGCAGCTGCTCGACACCCTGCCGGGTCTGATCCTGATGTACACCACCATGAACCTGCCGCTGGTCGTGTGGATGATGCACTCGTACATGACCGAGATTCCCTTCGCCATCTACGAGGCCGCCAAGGTCGACGGCGCCACCGTGGGCCAGGAGTTCTTCCGGATCGCCCTGCCACTCTCGACTCCCGGCATGGCCGCCACCGCCCTGCTGTGTCTGATCTTCGCGTGGAACGAGGTGTTCTTCGCGCTGAACCTGACGAGTTCCAACGCGGCGCCGCTGAGTGTGTTCATCGGGTCGTTCAAGACGAGCATGGGCCTGTTCTGGGCGCAGCTGAGCGCCGCAGCCGTCCTGACGGTGCTGCCGGTGCTGATCTTCGGCTGGGTCGCCCAGCGCCAGCTGGTCCGGGGCCTGAGCTTCGGCGCCGTGAAGTAA
- a CDS encoding ABC transporter substrate-binding protein: protein MKRLALLSLTLCTSAHAASTITIATVNNPDMVTMQRLTPEFNKKYPDINVRWVVLPENELRQKVTLDVASNAGSYDIATVGTYEVPIWAKNGWLKPLNPLFSKNASITRAYDLNDVLEPVRKGLSYQGQLYALPFYAESSMTYYNKDLFRKAKLTMPANPTWQQIQTFASKVHNPSQGVYGVCLRGLPGWGENMALFSTMVNTFGGRWYDQNWNAQVNSAAWKNAMTFYVNLLKRYGPPGATSNGFTENLTLMSQGKCGMWVDATVGAGFLKDPAASKIVKSVGFANAPTGPGTPRGSNWLWSWSLAVPKSTKQEDAAFKFITWATSKEYIALVAKTKGTWAAVPPGTRTSTYTNANYKKAAGDFAPIVLSSIKRADPTRPTKDPVPYTGIQFVGIPQFQALGTQVGQ from the coding sequence ATGAAGAGACTCGCCCTGCTCAGCCTCACCCTGTGCACCAGCGCCCACGCCGCCAGCACCATCACCATCGCGACCGTCAACAACCCCGACATGGTCACCATGCAGCGGCTCACGCCCGAGTTCAACAAGAAATACCCCGACATCAACGTGCGATGGGTTGTCCTCCCGGAAAACGAACTGCGCCAGAAGGTCACGCTGGACGTCGCCAGCAACGCAGGAAGCTACGACATCGCCACCGTCGGCACCTACGAAGTGCCCATCTGGGCCAAGAACGGCTGGCTTAAACCCCTCAACCCGCTCTTCAGCAAGAACGCCAGCATCACCCGCGCCTACGACCTGAACGACGTCCTCGAACCCGTCCGCAAAGGCCTGTCCTACCAGGGGCAACTGTACGCGCTGCCGTTCTACGCCGAAAGCAGCATGACGTACTACAACAAGGACCTGTTCCGCAAAGCCAAGCTGACCATGCCCGCCAACCCCACCTGGCAGCAGATCCAGACCTTCGCCTCCAAAGTCCACAACCCCTCCCAGGGCGTGTACGGCGTGTGCCTGCGCGGCCTGCCCGGCTGGGGCGAGAACATGGCCCTGTTCAGCACCATGGTGAACACCTTCGGTGGCCGCTGGTACGACCAGAACTGGAACGCCCAGGTGAACAGCGCCGCCTGGAAGAACGCCATGACCTTCTACGTGAACCTCCTGAAACGCTACGGCCCTCCCGGCGCGACCAGCAACGGCTTCACCGAGAACCTCACCCTGATGAGCCAGGGCAAGTGCGGCATGTGGGTCGACGCGACTGTCGGTGCCGGCTTCCTCAAGGACCCCGCCGCCAGCAAAATCGTCAAGTCCGTCGGGTTCGCCAACGCTCCCACGGGTCCCGGCACGCCCCGCGGCAGCAACTGGCTGTGGTCCTGGAGCCTCGCCGTCCCCAAGAGCACCAAGCAGGAAGACGCTGCCTTCAAGTTCATCACCTGGGCGACCTCCAAGGAATACATCGCGCTCGTCGCGAAAACCAAAGGCACCTGGGCCGCGGTGCCTCCTGGCACCCGCACCAGCACCTACACGAACGCCAACTACAAGAAAGCTGCCGGGGACTTCGCGCCCATCGTGCTCAGCTCCATCAAACGCGCCGATCCTACCCGCCCCACCAAGGACCCGGTCCCGTACACCGGCATCCAGTTCGTCGGCATCCCGCAGTTCCAGGCGCTCGGCACGCAGGTCGGCCAGTAA
- a CDS encoding MFS transporter, translated as MTSSFSSLSRRPVLVLLAFLAFFSLGLPDGLLGVSWPSIRSSFDVPLGALGLLASFATAGYLTASFLSGRILRVLPIGSMLALSTLAAALALLGFALTSYWPVLLAFSFIAGLGGGAIDAGLNAYGAVHFSARTLNWLHASWGLGTTMGPLIVTGVLTSGNVWRWSYVIVGGTQLLLALTFFFTRQRWVDGVKASEAHTPPVPAARTRDTLRRPVVWLGMLTCFLYGGVEVATAQWSYSLLTLGRAVPETTAGLYVSLYWGSLMAGRILFGVVAHRVSLVSTLRWCLIASVAGAVLFWLEPTQWLSTAGLMMLGLFFAPIFASLISLTPMRVGAAHANSAIGFQIAAGGLGGAALTALIGVITRWAGLEAIGFSIVIAAVLLLAVYEGLTRAGRQEPVLETVPG; from the coding sequence ATGACTTCATCTTTCTCTTCCCTCTCGCGGCGGCCGGTCCTGGTACTGCTCGCCTTCCTGGCTTTCTTCAGTCTGGGACTGCCGGATGGCCTGCTGGGCGTTTCGTGGCCTTCAATCCGCAGTTCCTTTGACGTGCCCCTCGGCGCCCTGGGCCTGCTGGCTTCCTTCGCGACCGCCGGGTACCTCACCGCCAGTTTCCTCAGTGGCCGGATCCTGCGTGTCCTGCCGATCGGCAGCATGCTGGCCCTGTCGACGCTGGCCGCCGCCCTCGCCCTGCTCGGCTTCGCCCTGACCTCCTACTGGCCCGTACTGCTGGCTTTCAGCTTCATCGCCGGACTTGGCGGGGGGGCCATCGACGCGGGCCTGAACGCCTACGGGGCTGTGCACTTCAGCGCCCGCACCCTCAACTGGCTGCACGCCTCCTGGGGCCTGGGCACCACCATGGGACCGCTGATCGTCACGGGCGTCCTGACTTCCGGGAACGTGTGGCGCTGGAGTTACGTCATCGTGGGCGGCACCCAACTGCTGCTCGCTCTCACGTTTTTCTTCACCCGTCAGCGCTGGGTGGATGGGGTAAAAGCGAGTGAGGCGCACACCCCGCCTGTTCCCGCCGCGCGCACGCGGGACACCCTGCGCCGTCCGGTCGTGTGGCTGGGCATGCTCACCTGCTTTCTGTACGGCGGTGTGGAAGTGGCCACCGCGCAGTGGAGCTACTCGCTGCTCACCCTCGGCCGCGCGGTTCCCGAAACCACCGCCGGGCTGTACGTGAGCCTGTACTGGGGGAGCCTGATGGCCGGACGGATTCTGTTCGGCGTGGTGGCCCACCGGGTGTCGCTGGTTTCTACGCTGCGGTGGTGCCTGATCGCCAGTGTGGCTGGTGCAGTGCTGTTCTGGCTCGAACCGACCCAATGGCTTTCCACCGCTGGGCTGATGATGCTCGGCTTGTTCTTCGCGCCCATCTTCGCGTCACTGATCAGCCTGACCCCGATGCGGGTGGGTGCAGCACACGCGAACAGCGCCATCGGCTTTCAGATCGCCGCCGGTGGCCTGGGCGGCGCGGCCCTCACTGCGCTGATCGGCGTGATCACCCGTTGGGCGGGCCTGGAAGCGATCGGGTTCTCTATTGTCATCGCTGCGGTGCTGCTGCTGGCCGTGTACGAAGGCTTGACGCGGGCCGGGCGCCAGGAACCGGTGCTGGAGACCGTCCCGGGGTAA